In a single window of the Mesoplodon densirostris isolate mMesDen1 chromosome 18, mMesDen1 primary haplotype, whole genome shotgun sequence genome:
- the MED9 gene encoding mediator of RNA polymerase II transcription subunit 9 — MASVGVSVGRQAEDALQPPAEPPLPETKPLPPPQPPPPVSAPQPQPPPRPPSPAGVKAEENCSFLPLVHNIIKCMDKDSPDVHQDLNALRTKFQEMRKVVSAMPGIHLSPERQQQQLHRLREQVRTKNELLQKYKSLCMFEIPKE; from the exons ATGGCTTCCGTGGGGGTGTCTGTCGGCCGGCAGGCCGAGGATGCGCTGCAGCCACCCGCAGAGCCGCCGCTGCCCGAGACGAAGCCGCTGCCGCctccgcagccgccgccgccggtCTCCGCGCCGCAGCCGCAACCGCCGCCGAGGCCTCCGTCCCCGGCCGGCGTGAAGGCGGAGGAGAACTGCTCCTTCCTCCCCCTGGTTCACAACATCATCAAATG CATGGACAAGGACAGCCCTGATGTCCACCAGGACCTGAACGCCCTCAGGACCAAGTTCCAGGAGATGCGCAAGGTGGTCAGCGCCATGCCTGGCATCCACCTGAGCCCcgagcggcagcagcagcagctgcacCGCCTCCGCGAGCAGGTCCGGACCAAGAACGAGCTCCTGCAGAAGTACAAGAGCCTGTGCATGTTCGAGATCCCCAAGGAGTAG
- the RASD1 gene encoding dexamethasone-induced Ras-related protein 1, with translation MKLAAMIKKMCQSDSELSIPAKNCYRMVVLGSSKVGKTAIVSRFLTGRFEDAYTPTIEDFHRKFYCIRGEIYQLDILDTSGNHPFPAMRRLSILTGDVFILVFSLDNRDSFEEVQRLKRQILDTKSCLKNKTKENVDVPLVICGNKGDRDFYREVEQREIEQLVGADPQRCAYFEISAKRNSRLDQMFHALFAMANLPREMSPDLHRRVSAQHCEALHKKALRGKRLRRAGGDQDDAFGILAPWARRPSVHSDLMYIREKASGGGQTKDKERCVIS, from the exons ATGAAATTGGCCGCGATGATCAAGAAGATGTGCCAGAGCGACTCGGAACTCAGTATTCCGGCCAAGAACTGCTACCGCATGGTGGTCCTCGGCTCGTCCAAGGTGGGCAAGACGGCCATCGTGTCGCGCTTCCTCACGGGCCGCTTCGAGGACGCCTACACGCCCACCATCGAGGACTTCCACCGCAAGTTCTACTGCATCCGCGGCGAGATCTACCAGCTCGACATCCTCGACACGTCCGGCAACCACCCCTTCCCCGCCATGCGGCGCCTCTCCATCCTCACTG GAGACGTGTTCATCCTGGTGTTCAGCCTGGACAACCGCGACTCCTTCGAGGAGGTGCAGAGGCTCAAGCGGCAGATCCTCGACACCAAGTCTTGCCTCAAGAACAAAACCAAGGAGAACGTGGACGTGCCCCTGGTCATCTGTGGCAACAAAGGGGACCGGGACTTCTACCGCGAGGTGGAACAGCGCGAGATCGAGCAGCTGGTGGGCGCCGACCCCCAGCGCTGCGCCTACTTCGAGATCTCGGCCAAGAGGAACAGCCGCCTGGACCAGATGTTCCACGCGCTCTTCGCCATGGCCAACCTGCCGCGCGAGATGAGCCCGGACCTGCACCGCCGGGTATCGGCGCAGCACTGCGAGGCGCTACACAAGAAGGCGCTGCGGGGCAAGAGGCTGCGGCGAGCGGGCGGCGACCAGGACGACGCCTTCGGCATCTTGGCGCCCTGGGCGCGCAGGCCGAGCGTGCACAGCGATCTCATGTACATCCGCGAGAAGGCCAGCGGCGGCGGCCAGACCAAGGACAAGGAACGCTGCGTTATCAGCTAG